Proteins encoded by one window of Monoglobus pectinilyticus:
- the cwlD gene encoding N-acetylmuramoyl-L-alanine amidase CwlD — MFFAVKKNSLILIGLGTLMVIAAICIMIFGLNDDPAVTTNAEVSGKVIVIDAGHGGVDGGASASGILEKDINLAVALKLRDVINSDGNTAVLTRDSDEVKLLNNTSGKYVKKDDLLYRLSLIEDSGADLFISIHMNKFENPKYSGAQVFYSQNSEDSKKLGELIQASLINNLDNNNNRVAKKNETGIYILKNAKVPAALVECGFLSNPEELKNLTDEEYQKKLAEAIYTGICEYFK, encoded by the coding sequence GTGTTTTTTGCTGTTAAAAAGAATAGTTTAATTTTAATAGGATTAGGTACGCTTATGGTGATTGCCGCCATTTGTATAATGATTTTCGGCTTAAATGACGACCCTGCTGTTACTACTAATGCGGAAGTAAGCGGAAAAGTTATTGTTATAGACGCAGGACACGGCGGTGTTGACGGCGGCGCGTCCGCAAGCGGAATTCTGGAAAAAGACATAAATCTGGCTGTGGCGCTGAAACTCCGCGATGTTATCAACTCTGACGGAAACACCGCGGTTTTAACCCGTGACAGTGACGAAGTTAAACTGCTCAATAACACCAGCGGCAAATATGTCAAAAAAGACGACCTGTTATATAGGTTATCGCTGATTGAAGATTCCGGCGCTGATTTATTTATAAGCATACATATGAACAAATTTGAAAATCCAAAATACAGCGGCGCTCAGGTTTTTTATTCACAGAACAGTGAGGACAGCAAAAAACTCGGAGAGCTTATACAAGCGTCTTTAATAAATAATCTTGACAACAACAATAACCGGGTCGCCAAAAAGAACGAAACCGGGATATATATTCTGAAAAACGCTAAAGTTCCGGCAGCGTTGGTTGAATGCGGATTTTTATCAAATCCTGAAGAATTAAAAAATCTGACAGATGAAGAATATCAAAAAAAACTTGCAGAAGCAATTTATACCGGAATATGTGAATACTTTAAATAG
- a CDS encoding valine--tRNA ligase, with protein sequence MAKELSKTYDPKAVEEKVYQEWIDGGYFHAEVDETKKPFTVVIPPPNVTGQLHMGHALDETFQDIIIRTKRMQGYNALWIPGTDHAGIATQIKVEEDMRVNENGLTRYDLGREKFLERVWAWKKKFGNRIIDQLKKIGCSCDWDRERFTMDEGCSKAVREVFVNLYEKGLIYQGTRIINWCPSCKTALSDAEVEYSEQEGHFWHIKYPIKDSDGYVEIATTRPETLLGDTAVAVNPDDERYKDLVGKMLILPLVGREIPVIADEYVDKEFGTGCVKITPAHDPNDFEVGKRHGLEEIKVLNDDATINQYGGKYQGMDRYEARKAIVEDLDRQGLLVKVEPHVHNVGGCYRCGTTVEPITSKQWFVKMKPLAEPAAKAVENGETKFIPERFTKTYMHWMENVHDWCISRQLWWGHRIPAFYCQDCGETIVSKEDIEVCPKCGGKVKQDNDVLDTWFSSALWPFSTLGWPDDTEELKYFYPTSVLVTGYDIIFFWVARMIFSGIEHMGQVPFKDVYIHGLVRDSQGRKMSKSLGNGIDPLEIIDEYGADALRFTLATGNSPGNDMRFYTERVEASRNFANKIWNASRFVLMNLSIDKCELPDRDKLEISDRWILSEYNDLVKEVTDNLDKYELGIAVSKLYDFIWDKFCDWYIELVKPRFFEEGESNITAQQVLVYVLSNTLKLLHPFMPFITEEIWQALPHEGKSIMISSFPVYNSEYKDENAEKEMQMIMDAIKGIRNIRNEMNVPPSKKAGIFIITEEPEIFENGIPFFKKLAYASEVNVIKDGGSVPENVVSVVVPGAEILMPLDELVDRAKEIERLEKEKKHLESEIKRVEGKLNNKGFTEKAPAAVVEEERLKGEKYSEMLKTVIESLEKLK encoded by the coding sequence GTGGCTAAAGAGCTGTCAAAAACCTATGACCCTAAGGCGGTTGAGGAAAAAGTATATCAGGAATGGATAGACGGCGGGTATTTTCATGCGGAGGTTGATGAAACGAAAAAACCGTTTACTGTCGTCATTCCGCCGCCTAACGTGACAGGTCAGCTTCATATGGGACATGCGCTGGATGAAACTTTTCAGGATATTATAATCAGAACAAAGAGAATGCAGGGATATAATGCGCTCTGGATTCCGGGGACTGACCATGCAGGTATTGCTACTCAGATAAAAGTTGAAGAGGATATGAGAGTCAATGAAAACGGGCTCACCAGATATGATTTAGGCAGAGAAAAGTTTTTGGAAAGAGTTTGGGCTTGGAAGAAGAAGTTTGGAAACAGAATTATAGACCAATTGAAAAAGATAGGCTGTTCCTGTGATTGGGACAGGGAACGCTTCACAATGGACGAGGGGTGCAGCAAGGCGGTCAGAGAAGTTTTTGTTAACTTATACGAAAAAGGCCTTATTTATCAGGGTACAAGGATAATCAACTGGTGCCCGTCATGCAAGACCGCCCTGTCCGACGCAGAGGTTGAATATTCGGAGCAGGAAGGCCATTTTTGGCATATTAAATATCCGATAAAGGACAGTGACGGCTATGTTGAGATAGCCACCACAAGACCTGAAACGCTTCTCGGAGATACTGCGGTTGCCGTAAACCCTGATGATGAAAGATATAAGGATTTGGTGGGCAAGATGCTGATTCTTCCGCTGGTTGGAAGAGAGATACCGGTTATTGCTGACGAATACGTTGATAAGGAGTTTGGTACCGGCTGTGTTAAAATAACGCCGGCTCATGACCCGAACGATTTTGAAGTTGGAAAGAGACATGGTCTTGAGGAAATCAAAGTCTTAAACGATGACGCAACTATCAATCAATACGGCGGCAAATACCAGGGTATGGACAGGTATGAAGCAAGAAAAGCCATAGTTGAAGATTTGGACAGACAGGGACTTTTGGTTAAGGTTGAGCCGCATGTCCACAATGTGGGGGGCTGTTACCGCTGCGGCACAACTGTTGAACCTATCACCTCAAAGCAATGGTTTGTTAAAATGAAGCCTTTGGCTGAGCCGGCGGCAAAAGCTGTTGAGAACGGCGAGACAAAGTTTATCCCCGAAAGGTTTACTAAGACTTATATGCACTGGATGGAAAACGTTCATGACTGGTGTATTTCACGTCAGCTTTGGTGGGGACATAGAATCCCGGCGTTTTATTGCCAGGACTGCGGTGAGACAATTGTTTCTAAAGAGGACATTGAGGTCTGCCCTAAGTGCGGCGGAAAAGTTAAGCAGGACAACGATGTGCTTGACACCTGGTTCAGCAGCGCTTTGTGGCCGTTTTCAACCCTGGGCTGGCCGGATGATACTGAGGAACTGAAATATTTCTACCCTACCTCGGTTTTGGTAACGGGTTATGATATTATATTTTTCTGGGTTGCGAGAATGATTTTCTCAGGAATAGAGCATATGGGTCAGGTTCCTTTTAAAGACGTGTATATCCACGGTCTTGTGAGAGATTCTCAGGGCAGAAAGATGTCAAAGTCGCTGGGTAACGGTATTGACCCTCTGGAGATAATAGACGAGTACGGCGCAGACGCTTTAAGATTTACTTTGGCTACCGGAAACTCTCCTGGCAACGATATGAGATTCTATACTGAAAGAGTTGAGGCAAGCCGTAATTTTGCCAATAAGATATGGAATGCGTCACGATTTGTTTTGATGAATCTTTCTATAGATAAATGCGAACTGCCGGACAGAGATAAGCTGGAGATTTCAGACAGGTGGATTCTGTCGGAATACAATGATTTGGTAAAGGAAGTTACAGATAATCTTGATAAGTATGAGTTAGGGATAGCGGTTTCAAAACTGTATGATTTCATTTGGGATAAGTTCTGCGATTGGTATATTGAACTTGTAAAACCAAGATTCTTTGAAGAGGGCGAGAGCAATATAACCGCCCAGCAGGTGCTTGTTTATGTACTGTCTAACACGCTGAAACTTCTGCATCCATTCATGCCGTTTATAACCGAGGAGATATGGCAGGCTTTGCCTCATGAGGGCAAGAGCATAATGATTTCCAGCTTCCCGGTATATAATAGCGAGTATAAAGACGAAAACGCTGAAAAAGAAATGCAGATGATAATGGACGCAATAAAAGGAATCAGAAATATCAGAAATGAGATGAATGTTCCGCCGTCCAAGAAAGCCGGAATCTTTATAATCACTGAGGAGCCGGAGATATTTGAAAACGGTATACCGTTTTTTAAGAAGCTGGCGTACGCGTCTGAAGTTAATGTTATAAAAGACGGCGGCAGCGTTCCTGAGAACGTCGTGTCTGTTGTAGTTCCCGGAGCTGAGATTCTGATGCCGCTTGACGAGCTGGTTGACCGTGCAAAAGAGATAGAGAGACTTGAAAAGGAAAAGAAGCATCTTGAATCAGAGATAAAGCGTGTCGAGGGCAAGCTGAACAATAAGGGATTTACCGAAAAGGCGCCTGCCGCGGTAGTGGAGGAAGAACGCCTGAAAGGTGAAAAGTACAGCGAAATGTTAAAGACCGTTATTGAAAGTTTGGAAAAGTTAAAATAA
- a CDS encoding helix-hairpin-helix domain-containing protein — MRSMKTDLRNIPGVGKSIEQDLIDIGINCVNDLKGRDPEDLYLRDAAVKGIKSDPCLLYVFRLAVYYAENEERDMEKLKWWYWKDKKYPPEK; from the coding sequence ATGAGAAGTATGAAAACTGATTTAAGGAATATTCCCGGCGTCGGGAAATCAATAGAGCAGGATTTAATAGATATAGGTATAAATTGTGTTAATGATTTAAAGGGCAGAGACCCTGAGGATTTATATCTAAGAGACGCGGCTGTAAAAGGGATCAAATCCGATCCGTGCCTTCTGTATGTGTTCAGGTTGGCAGTGTATTATGCTGAAAATGAGGAGCGGGATATGGAAAAACTCAAGTGGTGGTATTGGAAAGACAAAAAATATCCGCCGGAGAAATAA
- the ybaK gene encoding Cys-tRNA(Pro) deacylase, which yields MKKQVKTNAMRILEKSGINFEAVFYDSDGFMDGVSVAEKLGQDLRDVYKTLVTESKNHEYFVFVIPVAEELDLKKCAAAVGQKSLEMIHVKDITKVTGYIRGGCSPIGMKKQFKTVIDLTAEEREEIIFSGGRLGVQIKMAPGKLAELIGAEFLDITK from the coding sequence ATGAAAAAGCAAGTTAAAACAAACGCTATGAGGATATTGGAGAAATCGGGAATAAATTTTGAGGCTGTATTCTATGACAGCGATGGATTTATGGATGGGGTTTCGGTAGCTGAAAAGCTGGGTCAGGATTTAAGGGACGTATATAAGACGTTAGTGACAGAGAGCAAAAATCACGAGTATTTTGTGTTTGTCATTCCGGTGGCAGAAGAACTGGATTTAAAGAAATGTGCGGCTGCTGTGGGGCAAAAATCGCTTGAGATGATACATGTTAAGGATATAACGAAGGTTACCGGCTACATAAGGGGCGGATGCAGTCCAATCGGTATGAAAAAGCAGTTTAAAACAGTGATAGACTTGACGGCAGAGGAGCGGGAAGAGATAATATTCAGCGGCGGCAGACTGGGAGTACAGATTAAAATGGCTCCAGGAAAGCTGGCGGAGCTGATAGGAGCCGAATTTTTAGACATAACAAAATAA